The following proteins are co-located in the Triplophysa dalaica isolate WHDGS20190420 chromosome 2, ASM1584641v1, whole genome shotgun sequence genome:
- the LOC130436557 gene encoding histone H2A, sperm: MSGRGKKLAVAAGKTKTSVTRSTRAGLQFPVGRIARLLRKGNFAARIGSGASVYLAAVIEYLCAEVLELAGNACRDNKKLRIAPRHIQLAVRNDEELNTLLGGVTISEGGVLPNIQAQLLPKKTKAPRDPNNTKDVQSQDF, encoded by the coding sequence ATGTCTGGTCGTGGAAAGAAACTCGCCGTCGCTGCAGGAAAGACCAAAACGTCTGTTACGCGTTCAACGCGCGCGGGCCTTCAGTTTCCGGTGGGGCGCATCGCGCGTCTCCTGCGGAAGGGAAACTTCGCGGCGCGTATCGGCTCGGGCGCGTCGGTTTATCTGGCGGCGGTTATCGAGTATCTGTGCGCTGAGGTGCTCGAGCTCGCGGGGAACGCGTGCAGAGACAACAAGAAGCTCCGCATCGCGCCGCGTCACATTCAGCTGGCGGTGAGAAACGACGAGGAGTTGAACACGCTCCTGGGAGGCGTCACGATCAGCGAGGGAGGCGTTCTGCCCAACATACAAGCTCAATTGCTGCCCAAGAAAACCAAAGCTCCCCGAGACCCCAACAACACCAAAGATGTCCAGTCTCAAGACTTCTAA